The Ruficoccus amylovorans genome has a segment encoding these proteins:
- a CDS encoding RNA polymerase sigma factor, translating into MDEDLPILERIQGGDEYGLKALMQRHREAVFHFTLRYCGNEADAAELTSETFFRVYKYAHRYQPRAKVRTWIFAIAANLSRDHLRRHKKRCKDISLQTALSDAAPRRLEEEIPGGERTPAERTDLRERMRAVQAVIQTLPHKLRFPLVFCVLEDNSHEECAAVLGISAKAVETRIYRARKILQKNLKDF; encoded by the coding sequence ATGGATGAGGATCTGCCAATTCTGGAGCGCATTCAAGGAGGCGACGAATACGGGCTCAAAGCGCTCATGCAGCGCCATCGCGAGGCCGTCTTCCACTTCACGTTGCGCTACTGCGGTAATGAGGCGGACGCAGCCGAGTTGACCTCGGAGACTTTTTTCCGGGTCTACAAGTACGCGCACAGGTATCAGCCTCGCGCGAAGGTACGCACCTGGATATTTGCCATCGCAGCCAACCTCAGCCGGGACCACCTCCGCCGACACAAGAAACGCTGTAAAGACATCTCACTGCAGACAGCACTCAGCGATGCTGCCCCAAGGCGGCTTGAAGAGGAGATTCCTGGCGGAGAACGCACTCCCGCCGAGCGTACCGATTTGCGCGAGCGTATGCGCGCTGTACAGGCCGTGATTCAAACACTTCCTCACAAGCTGCGCTTTCCCCTCGTCTTTTGCGTGCTCGAAGACAACTCCCACGAGGAGTGCGCCGCCGTGCTCGGGATCAGCGCCAAGGCCGTCGAGACACGCATCTACCGTGCCCGAAAGATCTTACAGAAAAATCTGAAAGATTTTTGA
- a CDS encoding periplasmic heavy metal sensor has product MSNRPPPPSVVRRWLLLFALLVVVCASISLITARLVIRNEVPTNQPVRGTHWLSQELGLSPEETARIEAFDAGYRARRETLLETFHQRIAELSELLRTHNQYSPEVTDAVHRLHAVHGQLQALSIEHYYEMLNVLPPDKQDKLRDIAVEALSQPE; this is encoded by the coding sequence ATGAGCAACCGCCCCCCACCTCCCTCCGTAGTCCGCCGCTGGCTACTCCTGTTCGCCCTGCTGGTCGTCGTCTGCGCAAGCATTTCGCTTATCACCGCACGGTTGGTCATCCGCAACGAAGTCCCAACCAATCAACCGGTTCGCGGCACACATTGGCTGAGCCAGGAGCTCGGCCTGAGCCCCGAGGAAACAGCCCGCATAGAAGCTTTCGATGCCGGGTACCGTGCCCGCCGAGAAACCTTGTTAGAGACCTTTCATCAACGTATTGCCGAACTCTCCGAACTTCTGCGCACCCACAACCAATACTCGCCGGAGGTCACCGATGCCGTCCACCGCCTGCACGCCGTCCACGGCCAGCTACAGGCCTTGTCCATCGAACATTACTATGAAATGCTTAATGTACTGCCTCCGGACAAGCAGGATAAACTTCGCGACATAGCGGTAGAGGCACTCAGCCAACCGGAATAA